The Cryptomeria japonica chromosome 6, Sugi_1.0, whole genome shotgun sequence genomic interval gtgatcgGGTTTGGGCACTTATTGGCAGTGCTGGGAGAAACAGGTCGAAGGCTTAGGAGGGGAAAGGAAGTGTTGAACCTCACTTCATCCTTAAGAAAGAGACTTGATCAGCTCCTGAGCGACTACAaacaaaaggttaatagcaaagactCAACAACcaacaactaagctaagacaaccacactagaaagcgaaaaagtggggggtccccatttgcaatggggcgatatgtgaaaacatcacaacatgtGTTAATAACAAACACTAATAAGCTTGGATatcaatatttaattatattattttatattttaattttaattttatttttattcttttgtatattattattatttattattaaattctattctaaagtagggacattacatttaTTCTGAATCTTGGAGCCAACCGATTTATTCCCTGAAAAAATCACGATTCACAAAAAAATTGTTGAGCAATTGTTGACccaattttcaatgattttttgcatttaaatcatgttaaaaaccctcaaaaatggccaaaaaagaaaaaaatcattttaaaaattgcAAAATCCTAGAAAAACTTGTGAAATTACTGAATTGCTTAAAAATAGGGTTGATCCGAGACGGAATTAGTGTCAATGTGGAATCAATGTTGAAAAACTTTGTTATTTTATCCATTTTTGGGGGgttcatcattccccacacttcacttgttcaaatccacgAGATCAATGACCCAACAAAGGCAGAAAGCCTGCAAGCTCAATGGCTTAGCAAGGGTTTGAACTTTGGTGGCTGCCTCACCAATGAAATGTTTACCACAACACTAAACGTTTGaagacatatataatatatatagatatagatacatGAGTTTTAATTtctaattgatatagttaatttttgctcaaacaaaaacatacaattcattatgtgagcaatatatccaaagtgctccacgaaataaatctgaatgacaacaaacaagcttacatagttgtaataaaagaggctgcaacacacaatcattaaaatttgtctctacctaaaatagtagttgcaagctaggtattgccaaaaccagtggcttgctaatcttttacttcagctaaacaaatgccttttgttgaattctatcccatataaaagacttaccaattgtcATCAGGGAATATAAAACATTGcaactgtggaatatgatttgataagctttttcAAATATTGAAACACCCCTAGAATACTCGTTGCCTCAATCACAATGGAAGTCtgggatcacttcaaaatggcttccacttttactaaattcctaacaatagctggatctctgtctgataaatttcgatctcagctacttcatagacttggctaatctttgatctcagacttagacaactatttgatgTATTTGGAGACTGCTTTttgaaaaagttaaatgaatatttgcctatgtaatgagcaatatgaatataaacaacaaaaatctattttctacaattcgtgggttaaactctatttttttactctctatatctccatgctatggaaatgcccttacgTTTAAAAAAAAGTAGTTTAtgtctatttttctacaattttataaaatctaatttttaacccattttttaaaaaaatcatatatttttGATTTACCAATTTTTActgctatgatataaagcattgcaattgtggaatatgatttgataagctttctaaaatattgaattaaccctacaaaattcctgcctcaatcacaatgaaattcttggatcatttcaaaatggcttccacttttactatttGTCTGTTAACTTTGATATCAGTTACTTCATAGACTGagctaatatttgatctcagacttagacaactatttggtgtatttggtgactggcCCTCTTTAAAAATTAAccgaatatttgcctatgtaatcagcaatatgaatataaacaacaattttttttttctacaattcatgggttaaactctattttatttgctctttatatctctatgctaagGAAATgcccttaatttaaaaaaaaaaatcatttttgtctctttttctacaatttttatgttttttttttaaatccgattttttccaaattttttcaaaaaatcttatacttttggttatccgattttttccccaaacgatttttgctactatgattATTAAGAACAGTAAAGTGTGTACACCACAAGCAATATTAACCGTATATTCATGGTATATTGTTGTTTTCTTATTGTTAGGATGTTGATTTAggattttttttggtttctttaaatatATAGGTTTTGAAGACACCTGTATCTTTGGACGTGCTTGGGCGCATATTTAATgggtctggaaagcctattgacaatgGTCCTGCCATATTGCCAGAGGCCTACTTGGATATTTCAGGTAATATCCAAAATGAAAGGAATGAACTTTTTgggtatttttgttttcaaaactgCTTAGGTTTATGCTGCGTGAGTTGGGTGCATATTCCCATGCTTGAGGAAAACTTTAGTTCTGTTGAAAAACTATCCTACTTTGTAATAGATGGCATGTAGTTTTTTTAGGTCATATATAGGGGTTTTTAGTTGATTTGAGATTCAACTGACATGCCCATTCACTTGTTCATGGGTTACCTCTCTTGGATTATTCTTGTATCACAAACCTTGTTATTAATAGCTATTGCAAGTCTGACACAGGTAGTTCTATCAATCCAAGTGAAAGAACTTATCCAGAAGAGATGATCCAAACTGGAATTTCTACAATAGATGTGATGAACTCCATTGCTCGTGGTCAGAAGATTCCTCTTTTTTCTGCAGCTGGTTTACCACATAATGACATTGCTGCTCAAATTTGTAGACAAGCAGGGCTTGTGAAAAGATTGGAGAAATCTGAGAATTTGTTAGAGGTACTGATGCTTTTCACATGACAAAGAAAGGGAATGAAATATTAAAACTAGGTTGATTTGTATGTCAATTTTAAATTGTACGAATATTCTGATCATTGATTTGGAATGCATGTGATATGCAGGCTGACGGAGGAGACAACTTTGCTATAGTTTTTGCAGCAATGGGAGTTAACATGGAAACTGCTCAATTTTTCAAACGTGACTTTGAAGAAAATGGGTCTATGGAAAGAGTTACTCTGTTTTTGAACTTGGTGAGTTTGTTTCGATTTAAAGCTCTTTAATTTGTTGTTGGATACCATGCAGATACGGTAGGTGCATAGTATAGCCATTACTCTAAATGGCTATCTAAATGTTGATGACTTTTAAGCTAAGCTGCTCAAATGTAATAATAAAATATGTCTGACATTGtggtttaaaatttaaaatttaaatgtctgtGAATAAAACTTCTAATGAAATGTTTGTTTCTATAGGCAAATGATCCAACTATTGAGCGTATCATTACACCTAGGATTGCTTTGACGACAGCAGAATATCTTGCATATGAATGTGGAAAACACGTTTTGGTCATATTGACAGACATGAGCTCATATGCAGATGCTTTACGTGAAGTAAGCACCTTGTTTAAACTtgattcaatttaattattttatgcctGGTTGAAACATGTTtttcatgtaattattttctcaatCCATTATTAGTTACTCTTCCTTTCTGCACAGCCTTTACCTATGTATTATTCACAATTGCAATGGATGACAGGTTTCTGCTGCACGTGAAGAAGTGCCTGGTCGTCGTGGTTATCCTGGATACATGTATACAGACTTGGCAACCATTTATGAACGAGCAGGTCGTATTGAAGGCCGCAAAGGATCCATTACTCAGATTCCCATCCTTACCATGCCGAATGATGGCAAGTGCACTGTTGATTTTTCTCAAATTGGGTTCAAAGAAGTGTTTCTAAGTGATAATAATACTGTTTATTTTATAGTCGTTATCTTACTGAATTGCATTCTGTTTTACCAGATATCACACACCCAATACCCGATCTTACTGGTTATATTACAGAAGGCCAGATATATGTTGATAGGCAACTTCACAATCGGCAGGTATAGAATAATCTTATGATGTTTCCCTAGTATTCAATGTTTCTAACAATTGCTTAGCTGAAAGAGTTATTTTGCATTAGAAAAAATTTACTCCAAAACTTTAGCAGCTATAGGATCGTTGGATGTATTTTGATCCAGGGTTCTAATGCTCTCTGCCTTTGTATGGTGCAGATTTACCCACCCATTAATGTCCTTCCATCTCTATCACGTTTGATGAAGGTAATCTTGCAGAACTTTTATTTGAAATAGTAAATTTGGATTTAGATTGAGTATATATAGGGCTTCTGAGTGTAAATGCCATTCTGCTGTTCTATTTGAACTTGTGCATCAGATGTTACATTTCTTTTTGATTTTGTAAATTCCTCTTGCGGGGTGAGGAGCTTCATTCAGGTAAGGTGCTTCAACTTAGGGGTGTTTCTTCTGTCGCATCCACATAGGACTTTCACCCTGCCTTCTCTGGTGTGTTACACCACATTCAGTGAGTTGGatatattattttagtttttaaaactAATCCAAATTAAACACTCATGAGGAATTGAACCTGGGGCACTGCTTGATCAATTGATATTTATCAGTTACATTTTAAGCATGCTTGATATTTTGGAATTTATGATTTTTTTCTGGATTTTGCATACATACATTACCACTCCAAGTGTCAATATTGTTAAATAAATAACATGCTCAAGCTTATTTAATTTCAATATCTGCTTTTTGAGCTCACTGCTCAGCATTatataatgaaaattcatttaacTTGCAGACTTCTGGTTCCCTTTTGACAATGGATGGGATATTATCATATTTGCATTCTAGGTGCCTAAAATATCATAAGTTATTCCTTTTCATTTCATTCGGTAGAATTGATGAAGTATGATCATCTCTAACCAAATGAATGGGATATAGTTTGCATAATTCCTTTTGAGAAGTAACATTCTAGTGTTTTATAATTACAAACTTGTCTAATTTTTGCACGAAATGTTTACGGTTCAAGGAATGCTTTTATTGGATGATTAAATTAAATTACAAATGTCATAGGGCTGAGGTTATTAAAGTCTTTTGGTGCACAATCACCAGCATATTGTAATTATTCTGCATATTCTGAATTAAGATATTTATTCATTTTCCAGTTCCTGGAATTAAGAAGCATTTAAGAGGTTTATAAACCTACATGCAGACAGCTgattaattttgagaattttgaatgCCCATTTGATAGTCCATGGAAGGAATGGGACAGGCACATGTCTACTTGAAATATTCTCTGCCCCTTTTCAAAGCTAGTTACCAAATAGAGAGAGGTTGTAGCTAGTAGTCTAAGTATGCTTATTTTGAAAATGGCTGTATTATTAAGTATCCTCATACTGTTATGCAGAGTGCTATAGGTGAAGGGATGACTCGACGTGATCATGCAGATGTTTCAAATCAGGTTAAAAACTGTTCAAACTTGTATAGCTCCTTTTATGGCATGTACTTCAATTAAAAAAGTTCTAAACTAACTTAGAAAATCTGTCCCTACAGTTATATGCAAATTATGCAATTGGAAAAGATGTGCAAGCAATGAAGGCTGTTGTTGGTGAAGAAGCTCTGTCTCCAGAGGATCTGGTATTCAAATATCTTAGTCATGAATTTGTTTCCGTAGCAATTCATGTAGTCTGCTATCTATCTGAATCAGAATCTTTCCTGTAGAAATGGATATTGTTATGAATGATCTTGTCAATGCGAACATCACTTGTACATTGTGTTAATTTGCCATTGCCTATATCTCAATATATGTCCTTAAGGATATAACTTTTATGATCTATTTGTTCATATTTCATTTGTTTAATTTCAAACTGCAGCGTTGAAGAACTAATCTTCTATCTTTGTAGTTCTATAAAAACAACTGCTTGCTTGGTTTGAAATCTATAGCTGGAATCATGAACATCATATTGATTTTATTTTGTGCATGAATGCAGCTGTACCTTGAGTTTTTGGACAAGTTTGAACGCAAGTTTGTTACACAAGGAGCATATGATACCCGTGACATCTATCAATCTTTGGATCTGGCATGGACACTTCTACGGATCTTCCCACGAGAGCTGCTTCATCGTATACCTGCAAAGACTTTAGATCTGTTCTATAGTAGGGATTCTGCTCATTGAGTcttgatgtcaaaattttccaagcATTAGCAACAACACTATTCCTAATCTTGTAATATTAAATGATAGGGATGAGGATAtactatttcaattaaaatttatgCAACGAGTTAAAAATCTTTTGAGACATCCAAGCTAGGAATAATTTATTAACTGTCAAGATAGTTTTATTTCTGGGTGTATTACTGTTGTCTAAGTTTTGAACTGGATATTGCAATTTTTTAGTAGTTCAACATATTTTGAGTTAAATTCTTTTGAAGATTGTTAGTGGTACTTGCAACTTGCTCATGTAAGAATCAAAATGTCAAGTCTATTTTTTAGTTTTCATTCAAATCCATGTTTTGTTAATGAGGAATCTGTCATTTTAACATATGTCATAATAGACTGCCCAGTTGATTTGGGTTATTGTACTGTGTTTGTGCATTATTtggacattttattttatttccatttGATACACAAGATTGTGCTATTTATGGGGCTCATTCTTGTCATTGAGGATTGACAGTGGCTGAACTAACAACTTGACTGTGAATCTAGGTTTGTTTTTAGATGGAAAAGTGTCGAAGTCAATTCAGTCATTCAGATTATTTACTCTTTCCTGATCATAATCATAACTAGGTGGCAATCATATGGATGAAACTGGCTAGTGGCGAGTGTTGGCATTAAGGCTAAAACTTCCAACAATCTTTCCACCATCAGGTAGGTTGTAAAGCTATATGAGATGCTTCAAATGTTTGTGAAGGTTCACTGTCAGGGGATCCCATATTATTGATATATGCTGGGCTTAGGAGAAAATTGACTGGGAGAATTAGAGTTTTCATTTCTGGTTGAAGGCTCTGAAAATGGGCATGATGCTTAGATTCACTTTGTAAGGTTGTTGAGCTAGATGAAATCCTTGGTGTTGACTGGGAGAATTAGAGGATTCATTTCTGGTTGAAGGCTCTGAAAATGGGCACGATACTTAGATTCACTTTGTAAGGCTGTTGAGCTAGATGAAATCCTTGGTGGTTGTCAGTATTGAGTTTTTTAACTTCAATACCCTGAGCAGAAATAGGTAGCCTGGTCCAAATACCttaaaaaatttattcattttatCAATGTCTTATATCCATGACTGATTTTGGGTCTGAATTCAAATATGATCGTAAATCTCATCTTATTCATGTAAAGTGGGTCTTTTTAAGTATTGATTGTTCAAAGGGGCATTTGAAGGTGTTCGTGCATTGTTGAGGTAAATGACTTATGCTGGTTGCATGGGTCCTTCTGGCTGTTGAATGTAAGACCTTGGATACCAATGATATTGGCATTCTCAACTACATCTAATCCATGTAGGAGTTATATTTGCAATACTCCCTACCAAATATCTAGTGATCTCTCTATTCTAAGGCAGGTACAACAAAGCTCTCAGAAGATATAGCTAGTAGATAACTCTTTGGAAAGGTAAATTCTTCAGCCTACCCGGTTGGATCTGAAAATTGAAGTCAGTTCTACAGGCTGTTCCTGcatatttgtttttcatcatttaagGCTCCCAGATATCCAAGATAACATGTTGAGTTCTGTGGACAGGCTTGATGGATGGAAACTAGTAACCCCTCTTAAAATGAGAGGTAGTGTGCAGGTCTAAACAAGGCCTTAGGGTCAGAGCTAATCTGGAGGATTTTCAGCTAATATCTGGAGCAGATTGACCAAGCAGGGCTGTGAAAGTTAAGTACTTGGACTCATGACCCAAACAGAAATTTCACGAAGTAGTTGGACTCATGTGAGTCACAGAATTTTCATCAAGTATTTGGACTCATTTGAGCTGCAAAAGATTTTCACAGCAGGCAACTCCCCTCACAGATCCCATATCTAAGAGTTCATTAAAGCTTGTAGGAAAACAGTTGTATAGTACCTATCCTGAGAAGTTTGTAATGGCACTGTGGCCTTACTGTATGGGCAAGGCATTGATACTTATTTTGTAAGAGATTTGGTTATTTAGAGATCAGGTGATCCTGTTTTGAAGAGAAAAGGTCTAGCAGTATTCAGAAGAGGATGAGGAGTCCTGATCTAAGAAATGAAAGCACCTGGAGGCGATTGTACTTTTGACTAAACAAGGACAAATGGTTCTTGAAACACAATAAAGCAAATCGGAGTTATACTAATTAGAAGAGGGGGGATGAGCAGAGTTGGAAGCAAGATCCAAAATGGCTCTTCCAAAGTGAAAACAAGAAACCTTGGAGGCAGATCAATAAATCTGGTACAAACATGGACTGAGGAAATCCAATGCCTTCATAAGTGGCTGTTTAGGGAGAGATTCTGATTCTCAAAAAGACTTCAAGCAAGGGGTTGGATGGGGCTatcctaagtcaccaggttcgaattcgaattcgaagtttGACAGCTTTGAAATTCAAATGAAGTTCGATGCggaaaaaattcgaaatgtataaaattcgaattaaattcgccatatgcaattttttaaaacttttaataaatatatgtaatatatctataatataataataatattaatatattattaaacctaaaaaaaattaaaaacatataaaaatatataatataaaattaaaaactattaatataaaattataaattatataataataatattcaacaacattataaacattataaataaataataaacctaaaaaaatattaaataaacaacattattaaataaataataataaaatttataataaacattattaaattgtttataaaaatattaaacttaaataaaattaaaaaatataaaaatatataatataaaattataaactattaatataaaattataaattatataataataacattcaacaacattataaacattataaataaataaataataaacctaaaaaaaatttaattataatgTTGTTTAATTATTAaacctaatattttttttaaaaaaagagataAGTCGAAGCCTACTTGTGCAGGTCGAGACTCGGCAGAGGTTGTGCAGGTCAACCGTGGGCGACGTCAGGTCGGGGTAGCAATGGCCGTGGCCCGTGGCTGCAACTCCATCAGTGGCGGGTAGCAATGGTCGTGGCCCGTGGCTGCAACTCCGTCCGTGGCGGGTAGCAGTGGCCGTGGCCCATGGCCCATGGCTGCAATTCCGTCTGTGATTGCAACTCCGTCTGTGGCAACAAAAACGCCCAAAAAAAATGCGCAAAAAAAACGCTTTCCGCCAGCCCTAATTTTTtattcgaatttaatcgaatttttaGGGAATGTTTCAAGTTCagcgaatttcgaacttcaaggttcAAATTCGGCCGAACTTGGTGACTTAGGGGCTATCTATACGCTGCTTGTTTATGGAAAAGAAAGAATTGGTAAATCACTCGCTCTTGCACTGCTTAAATGGTAGAGGTTTGGTGTTATATAATCCACAAACTGGTGGTTTTGTGGGCATGCTCTTTAACACTTGAAATGACCTTTTTTTGGTCTAACGGAAACAACAACAAAGGCTAGCACCTCTTTCGCTGTGTGCCTTGATCCTAGGCATTTGGACAATTTGGAGTGAAACAAACAATAGACTATTTTTAGAGATCAACGATCTCCTTGGGTAATCACCACTTAACAAAGCTGAGACAAATATTGTGCAAATTACCTTGGTGTCTACCAAAGTCCCCAAAGAAACTTTTGGTTAAGAATAAAGGATTGATAGACATGAATCTAGGCCCAAAATCCCTCATTCCCTTGGAAAAGAGATTGGTAGGACTAAGTTCCTTAGATTTGGAGCATGATGGCACCCCTCACATAGGTGTTCTTAAATGAACTTTGATTGTGCTTCTAGAGGCAACTATGGTGGAAATCACAAATTTGTCTATCAAACATCTTGAGTAACTTATGCTTAAGAATAGAAGGATTGATATGTAATTGGCCTTACGCTCAAGGTTGTTCATGTCCCTTCAGATAAAAGGGATTAGTACTTTGATGGGGCCGAGAACCCACTTAGGGGTGGTCAGGTTATTTGGTTGCAATGTGTTGCTTTTTTCCACTTCATTGGGGATTGACACCAACAATTGCCAAGGCATTTGTGCTTGTTGATGGTTTCTAGTTGGAAAGGGCATTTAGCACGTCATTATGGAAGACAATTCCCTAATTGTAGTCAATGCAATTAACAAGGGTACTTTGTTTAGAGATTAAATGGTGCTTTGGGCAAGGATATGTGCATTTCATTATTGTTCAAAGGTACATGACATGGGGGCATAGCTATGGGGAGGCCAATCATGTATTCAACCACAAATAAGGAGTACAGAGGCCATAGCATGAAGTAATTGTCAACTACTTTTTGGCTTGAGATACGGAAACGTGAGGATATCATTACAAGATTAATGGGAAAAGAGCCCTAGATAGCTTGACTGCCCACACAACTTGAGCACCTCGATAGATGCCATGATGGTTACACTAGAAAGTGTTACAATCCCATCAAGGCATCCCAATTAAATTTTTAACACTAGTTTTGATTTTGTGTGGTGGGTGATTTTTTCCTCCATTTTCTTTGTACAATTGGAAGCAATTTGTAGAAGGTGATGTTTGTGTTTGACAAGTTGACAAAGACAACTTTCAGCACCTCATATTCTAGGGCTTAGAATTTTTTGAAGTGAATTTTTGGTATGATAGTTTTAGGGAGATGTGGTGAGGCAATTTTGTTGAGGATTTGCTTTGAGAGGAGTTTGGTAGGAGTTGAAGAAGAAAGTGGAACACAAAAGAGGCTCAATTATTTCTTCTCTAGAAGTGAGGCAAAGTAAAGAGACTTTCAAGCCCTAAAATTGCCACTTTTCTTAGTTGGAAAGTGAAATGGTAGGGGATAATTGTGCATTTTTAGTACAACTTGTTTTTGAAATATAATTCAACACCTCGTTGAATTATGCCTTTTATGGAAACCATGTGTTTTAATTAAAGTAGGTTTGCTCGTAAGTTCCAATAAAGATGGGTAACTTGTGAAATTTTATTTTCGAGTAGGATCTTGTAAATGAAGTTGACAATTTAGAAGTTTATTGTACATATCTTCTGGTATCAACTGTGTAAGTTTATTTCCTCGACATTTTGGATCAAGcatcatgatccatcatcaaggaaGAATAGAGAGagaacaataattaattaaatgaagtggGTTGACTTGTTTAAGCAAATTTAGTTCACACAGGCGGTTCCTACCACCTATTCCCTTTTTAAAAGTGTGGATCACTCTTTGAGTATACTTCTTATAATAACATATTTTTGACTTTAGATGAgatgtttctagatttgattgtgtgagatgtttttggatttgatgaaaaaaGGTCATATAATCAAATCTAGAAACATCTCATGTTAatgtcatggattgtggaaatatcaTGTGTATAATATTTgactttgttggtattatggatgacttcgtcatgtgttgcattggttttgtaattgatgtcaacacttgtcttcttggaggtctacattgttgatttggcattatggttatattggtttattgttgaactgacatattgtgttcatcgacatggttagtggcttatgcatagtcaccggtatatgcttcaccgacaggttatattgttcactggtagtgatgataatttgtta includes:
- the LOC131036247 gene encoding V-type proton ATPase subunit B 2, whose product is MVAKSDAHRTDYECQPLIEYRTVSGVAGPLVILEKVKGPKYQEIVNIRLGDGTTRRGQVLEVDGERAVVQVFEGTSGIDNKHTTIQFTGEVLKTPVSLDVLGRIFNGSGKPIDNGPAILPEAYLDISGSSINPSERTYPEEMIQTGISTIDVMNSIARGQKIPLFSAAGLPHNDIAAQICRQAGLVKRLEKSENLLEADGGDNFAIVFAAMGVNMETAQFFKRDFEENGSMERVTLFLNLANDPTIERIITPRIALTTAEYLAYECGKHVLVILTDMSSYADALREVSAAREEVPGRRGYPGYMYTDLATIYERAGRIEGRKGSITQIPILTMPNDDITHPIPDLTGYITEGQIYVDRQLHNRQIYPPINVLPSLSRLMKSAIGEGMTRRDHADVSNQLYANYAIGKDVQAMKAVVGEEALSPEDLLYLEFLDKFERKFVTQGAYDTRDIYQSLDLAWTLLRIFPRELLHRIPAKTLDLFYSRDSAH